Sequence from the Lepisosteus oculatus isolate fLepOcu1 chromosome 13, fLepOcu1.hap2, whole genome shotgun sequence genome:
TGTTGCACGCGACTTTGGGGATCTTGATTCCGGTTCCGAATATAGTTGTGATTATTGTGGCGTACAAGCTGATCAAGGCTAAGCGTGCGAAGGGCTACGTCTTCATCATCAACCTGGCCGTGGCGGACCTGCTGGTAGGGCTCATGTGCGTGGTGGAGACCCTGGACGATCTGTACGACGGCGACTTCGACAAGAATCTGACCTTCTGTCTGCTGAGGATCTGCTTCACCATCAGTCCCTGCGTGGGCTCTGTGCTGACTCTGCTGCTCATTTCTCTCGACCGGTGGCTGGCTGTGACCCGTCCGCTCCACTACCACAAAACCGTGACCAACAGGACTGTGTCGGCGGCCCTCGCTGCTCTCTGGGGTCTCTCTTTCTCCGTGGGCAACCTGCCGCTAATTGCTCCGCAGCTGCAGCAGACTAACTATACGGGCGTCTGTGGCCTTTTATACTCGACGAAGAATCAGTATCTGTACATCATTTGCTTCGTGGTCTTTATGCCCGTGTTCCTCACTTTGATCTGCGCCCAGATATTACTGGGCCGGACCGCTCACCTGCAGCGCCAGCGGATCCGGCAGGTCTCCGTCGGCCCGGCGCCCCCGCGGTCTGCGGACCTGAGACACTTCAAGGCGCTGCGCACGGTCCTCGTAG
This genomic interval carries:
- the gpr119b gene encoding glucose-dependent insulinotropic receptor; this encodes MSVVYAVLHATLGILIPVPNIVVIIVAYKLIKAKRAKGYVFIINLAVADLLVGLMCVVETLDDLYDGDFDKNLTFCLLRICFTISPCVGSVLTLLLISLDRWLAVTRPLHYHKTVTNRTVSAALAALWGLSFSVGNLPLIAPQLQQTNYTGVCGLLYSTKNQYLYIICFVVFMPVFLTLICAQILLGRTAHLQRQRIRQVSVGPAPPRSADLRHFKALRTVLVVIVCFSVSWGPYYMAGLVQASCARCHLKALLRDELFLLGELNSLLNPLIYAFCSNDIKSRVCQAGWWKKISRARALQLRHNKN